The following proteins are co-located in the Heteronotia binoei isolate CCM8104 ecotype False Entrance Well chromosome 8, APGP_CSIRO_Hbin_v1, whole genome shotgun sequence genome:
- the LOC132575868 gene encoding P2Y purinoceptor 1-like encodes MAWHSQSCTAENSSMFNQGKVHGKMPNATCDVFFCNSYSGLEWYCYFIIALWFLALLIGFLGNTLTLLYYTYTMKSWTSSTVFLFNLALCDFTWVLLIPLSVYYHLHKQQIHFNPIFCQFKKIFFDINIYGSIYFLTLISFDRYIGAVHPIRSLKWWDKEKAVFCTIAIWIFIFIESIPDFYYFFVVHKQKDIATGLENTGEPVYFGEPLYFIVPFSISRVLFGFLIPIVVIFTCYVLTLKALWQMKSRQQRRLRTVKPLMLVLAAMIVFAVAFIPYHVMMMAVLIYRLNYQLNPDNISLLVKVYEFTEIICGISSCLDPVIFMLASKKFQQKFKKIQCPSNHRYHCCQSHRIRDIVEL; translated from the coding sequence GCAAAGTCCATGGAAAGATGCCAAATGCTACTTGTGACGTTTTCTTCTGTAACTCTTACAGTGGACTAGAGTGGTACTGCTATTTCATAATTGCACTTTGGTTTCTTGCACTGCTAATAGGATTTTTGGGGAATACATTGACCCTATTATATTATACATACACCATGAAATCATGGACGAGTAGCACTGTATTTTTGTTCAACCTGGCATTATGTGATTTCACTTGGGTTCTCTTGATTCCTTTGTCTGTCTACTACCACCTACATAAGCAACAAATCCATTTCAACCCCATATTctgccaatttaaaaaaatattttttgacATTAACATCTATGGCAGCATTTATTTTCTCACACTGATCAGTTTTGACCGGTACATAGGAGCTGTTCATCCAATTCGGTCATTAAAATGGTGGGATAAAGAAAAGGCTGTATTTTGCACCATTGCCATATGGATCTTCATCTTCATAGAATCAATTCCTGATTTTTACTATTTCTTTGTGGTCCACAAACAGAAGGATATTGCAACTGGTCTGGAGAACACTGGAGAACCTGTGTACTTTGGAGAACCCTTATACTTTATAGTCCCTTTCTCAATCTCAAGAGTTTTGTTTGGATTCCTTATTCCAATTGTAGTAATCTTTACATGCTATGTATTGACACTGAAAGCATTATGGCAAATGAAGAGCCGCCAACAGAGAAGACTCCGAACTGTAAAACCCTTGATGTTGGTTTTAGCTGCAATGATTGTTTTCGCCGTGGCATTTATTCCCTATCATGTCATGATGATGGCAGTACTAATTTATAGACTGAATTATCAACTCAACCCAGACAACATAAGCCTGCTAGTTAAAGTTTATGAATTCACAGAAATCATCTGTGGCATTAGTAGCTGCTTAGACCCAGTCATTTTTATGTTAGCGAGTAAGAAATTCCAacagaagtttaaaaaaatacaatgccCTTCAAACCATAGGTACCACTGCTGTCAATCACACAGAATTAGGGATATCGTTGAATTGTGA